In the genome of Candidatus Palauibacter australiensis, one region contains:
- a CDS encoding DUF2461 domain-containing protein, giving the protein MTAYFTPDTFSFLSELAANNDREWFLANKSRYEAEVKEPALRFISDFSMPLEEISPHFRADPRANGGSLFRIYRDTRFSRDKSPYKTHTGIQFRHEAGKDAHAPGFYLHIQPGHCFTGCGSWRPGGPALRKIRASIDEDPQAWKRASRDADFRGTFELSGDSLVRAPQGFSVDHPLIEDLRRKDFIAVVQLGEEDLMSDDFLDRFNALCRTAAPFQRWLCRATGVSY; this is encoded by the coding sequence ATGACCGCCTACTTCACGCCCGACACCTTCAGCTTCCTGAGCGAGTTGGCCGCGAACAACGACCGCGAGTGGTTTCTGGCCAACAAGTCGCGGTACGAGGCGGAGGTCAAGGAGCCGGCGCTCCGCTTCATCTCCGATTTCTCCATGCCCCTCGAGGAGATCAGTCCCCACTTTCGCGCCGACCCGAGGGCGAACGGCGGCTCGCTCTTCCGTATCTACCGCGACACGCGTTTCTCCCGGGACAAGAGTCCGTACAAGACCCACACCGGCATCCAGTTCCGGCACGAGGCGGGCAAGGACGCCCACGCTCCCGGCTTCTACCTGCACATCCAGCCCGGGCATTGCTTCACGGGTTGCGGCTCCTGGCGCCCCGGCGGGCCGGCGCTCCGCAAGATCCGCGCGTCCATCGACGAGGATCCGCAGGCCTGGAAGCGGGCCTCGCGCGACGCCGATTTTCGCGGGACCTTCGAGCTCTCCGGCGACTCGCTCGTCCGGGCCCCGCAGGGGTTCAGCGTGGACCATCCCCTGATCGAGGACCTGCGGCGCAAGGACTTCATCGCGGTCGTGCAACTGGGCGAAGAAGATCTGATGTCGGACGATTTCCTCGACCGGTTCAACGCCCTGTGCCGCACCGCCGCCCCGTTCCAGCGCTGGCTGTGCCGGGCGACCGGCGTCTCGTACTGA